The following nucleotide sequence is from Diorhabda sublineata isolate icDioSubl1.1 chromosome 11, icDioSubl1.1, whole genome shotgun sequence.
AAATTATGTTTACGCCATGTTtattgaaagttgaaaaaaactcGGGTTGCATCATCTAATTAGATGTAAATGATCAGTCAAACACTCGTTATTCTTTATAAGAATttagtaatatttaaatttggaaTTGTAGCGATTTTCTTATAACCCATGTTCTCCTTTCCTCCCAAATGGTTTAAGGATTAATCAATTCTTAGTATGTAGTTCAGTCTAAACGAAAAATAACTTTCTAgtaaattttactttaaaaaaataaacagccAAGTACTTTCACGTAAACAATTATGGTACGACAAAAAACAATATacctataaataaatataaagagaTATATCTTTTAATCAAATCAGTATTACAATTATCAacacaaataaattcatttaaaaaatataaattcataactttgcgtatttaaatttgtctttttacaaaatatcaGTAGTTTGAGATGGCACTGTGGATTCATCACTACTGAATCCTTCTGATGATTCAGTTTCGCTTTCAGTTGCACTAACTGGAGTTGGTGTACTATTTTCTGTAGATTCAACGGCGTCATTTCCGCTCTCCACGTTTGATTTGTCTAAATCTACAGATTTTGCTTCTACAGAAACAGATTCCTTTTCATCGTTTATAACTCCATTAGCTAGGTGTGTTTTTCTATAATCTTCATACGATTGGAGCCCGTCAACAGAAAAATCAGAAGTTTGCTGGAGACCTGGGAAATAGTTTCCGCCGAAACCAGTTTGGAATCCCTGATCTATCCCGAAGGATTGACCACCAAAACCTTGGATTGATTGATCGTAACCGGTTTGGCCTGATATCAAAGATTGTTCCGAAAGTTGAGTGAGAGTTTGTCCAATCGCGGCACTTTCTTGTACACTTGTTGAAATGGAATCATCAAGCGATTTTGCTGCTGATGAAGATGATAAAATGGTTTTACCATATGAAGTTGGTATATATGCATTATCGACTGATTTTCCATAGACAAAGTTTGGTACACTGAAGGCTGTAAcgaaaatacaagaaatttttatcatgatatcaaaaaaattaagaatctTACCGTTATCGTATGTACCTACTGAGGACACAAATTGAGGCTCTTTGATAAGAATTCGTTGTGGTACTTTAACACGGACGGCGCTAGGTACCTCCACAGGGTATGGTTTTGGAACTGGGTAACGTACTTCTATTTTCTCTTTGACGTAGACGGGCTTTTCAATTTCCACTGGAACTTTCTTAGTTTTGTAAACTGGATATGGTCTTGGAATTTCTATTGGTACTCTGCAATTATAATAGATTACTACGGGAATATTGGGTTGTATATAAGGATATTCCAACGCAAAGTAAGGAAGTACGAAactgtgtatttttttttaatacagatatatttggaaatatatattttacctTTCGGCTACTGGAACAGGTACTTTGTGTTCAATTTTTACTTCGTATGGCTTTGGTATTTCCACTGGTACATTTACTTTTACTGGCACAGCATAGGGCTTAGGGACGGTTACTTTATAAGGAGTTGGAACTTTTACTGTTTTGGTGACTTCGTAAGGTACTGGTTTGGAAACGTACACAGGAACTTTTTTGTTGATCACATTGTATTGGGGTTGAACTGTCAACAAATGAGCATACAttctaaattttaattagtAAGAGAGAAGATACAATTCGGAAAATTCTAAATGCAAATTTTGAGAAATCATATGAAATATATCATAAGTTATATACCATACAATCATAAGAAATATACCCGTTGCTCTATTGTAAGTATAAATCACATATCTTAAACttccaaaatattgatttaaatatcTGGAAATCACCTAGAATAGAAGACTTCTGTGGAATAAAATCACCAAGAATATCTCAAAGGACACCAAATGTTAGAATAAAGATACTACGATGGAAATGCACTATGATGAAGGCAGATGATCAAAGCAACAGTTCAGAGCGACATTTGAGGAAAGTGCAGAACTGGTGTCTTTCTGCAATGTCATAAAGACTTGTCCAAGATCAGGATGAAAGAAAGTGGTTTCAGAAAAAGCAGAATCACAAATTCAGTAGAGTGCAACGTCTTAATGGCTGAATTCTCGTCCCAGAACTCCCAATAGATGATTAATATATAACAGGTTATGTCGAGAAGATCGAGATCGAAATCAAAAAGAGAATAGAGATGCCTTCAAAACAATTTGGAAAGGTGTACTTGGCACGATTCAATAGGACCCTTCAAAGAAAAGTTCTATCCATTGGAGGGTGAGTACGAATTTAATAATAGACTGTCAGAAAAGTCTCTCTCAAAGTGAAGAAACTCTGGTGATTAACTCACTAATAATCCAGTTGATCATAGAATGTCGAGAAACATTTGAAGAACGAAGCAAAGAAAACAATGTTTCTCTTTTATGGGTGCTACTCGTCAGAGATTTACACGTGAATCAGAAAGCAAATATTCTGTCGAAAAATGGAGTTTCTTTACCGGGGCAAGAGCCGTCCTGTTCTCTGCGAAGAAATCACTTGGAAACTAAATTAAAGGAAATAGAAAACCACGACCGAGCACTTGAATAGGAGGCTATATTCTATCCGACtataaactttcaatattattaGTCGGAAATAATTAATGCTCTAGTACTCTAGAGGCTGTAGTATACATGTGCAACCTAGCAACTAGTTGAAATGTAGAAATCCCTTAAATGTTAGTCTTAGTCTATATTTAGaggaaaaaacatcaaatatgtTTTTCTAATGAGTTGCTATTTAAGAAATTTAGCTATGAAGATATAAAATCAGTAAATATTGAATCATTAAAAACTTACCATAAGAAACAGAAGGTGATTCAGCTGCTGTATATGATTGCAAACGAACTGAGGAGACGGGAGCGGATTGATATAAACCCGAATCAACTGTTGGATAATAACTCGCACCAACAGATGAGATGGAAGGAGAATATACTGATGTGTCAATTGCTGGATAAGAAGTCAAACCAGCGTTTGAGAATGAAACTGAATCAGCTGTTGAAATTGGTGATACATACGCTGACCGAGAAGTTGATATTGGTGTTAAATAACCGGATGATAGAGGGGCTGAACTAATTATGGATCCTGGAGCTGAAATAGCTGATGAATATGTTGAGTAAGGAGCTTGGTAGTCTATTCCTTGTACTAAATCATCGGAGGGAAATAAGTAGCTTCGTTTATTGAcatcttttttgttatttttgttagCTGCACTAACAAAGACTACGTAAGCCAAAAAGATAATCtgcaaatgaaaaaatacagtATTACAAACAGATTCATTTTACagtacaattatttatatacgtTTTACTTCATGTATTGgctaaaaaaattcagaaactCCTCGGATGGAATACTCTAACTCTATATATTCTAGAATCAGTATATTGCGATAGACTAAAGGAAACGCATTATTAAGGTCAATTGGtagttaaacaaaaacaaactggTCCAGTTGTTTGGTATTTCCTATTTTAGTTACCAGATTAGTTTACCTTGAAGTAGTGTTGCATagtgtataataaaaatgagttgaattattgaatttttagatgtataaaataaacatgatGATTTTCTAAGACCTACTActataaaagtttttcattgTAGAACTGCAGTATATAATAACGGCTCCCACACGAAAAATTTATTGACCTATCATCAAAATCTACAATTCTAATTTAAACTAATTTCAGAATAACATCTATTTGAATTACTTACAATTAGAGTCTGAAAAAGAAGTCTAGAGCCTCCTTAATTTGAAGAAGATAAAGTTGTTTCAAAGTAGATATTACAAATGAACAAGATAAAAAGCTTTAAGGGAAAGTTAATACAGAAACAATTGATATAAAGTAACTTCAAAAAACATAAGCTCGTTAAGAGATTCGAATAATTCaagataaatgaaaatactcaCAGGTTCATAGTAAATCTCCTCAAAACAAATGGAATTAATAAATGAGCCATTTAGAATTTATATGGAATAGTTTCAAACGCAATTGCTGAATTTGACAACAAAAAATTCACGTTCACACAGTTAGTTAGAGCTCCGCTGTTGAGGCCCTCATTTGAGGATATAAAATACTCAAACGCTGCAGTGAAGTAATTCAATGGTATATTGAGTCTTGAGGATATCCAAATCGCTTGAATCATTAAGAGTAAAGTTTGTAAACAGCTAATAAATAACAATCTCAAGTCGTATTTGAAATGACAAGGTATAAGTTAgattcaatcaaattttcagGAGGTATAAACAACTAAAGCTGCCAATaatgtaacttttttttaaagaaaacagataatttttaattgctCTTGAAGTACTAGCAAAGTTTGTAAACTTCTACTTTTGACTCCTCTTTCCAAGAACAAAAAAGGAATACAATGAATAACGAAGCCCTGGAAATTACGATTCAGGTCAAAATTATAACCAAGAAAACTGacgttcaccttcagtctctgaagacaataacttggttatcgaaacgcgaatcagatagtgtaattgtgagtgttggtgtagtgttggtgtgaatagtgtgttcagtttgaatatcaccaacggtttcaaAAACTCAAACTTAGTTATTCATATGTTTTGTggcaaatcattattttctgcTATAGTACAGTTTCATCTGTaaaaatttggaacaaaaatggttcaaaaaaaggacaattttgaattacataaaaaatatgtatatcaataaaattatcttttaatgTCTATaagtcaaaattttattaaaaatcaatattaattcgaaaaaaattgaattataaaaattttagtggATTCTGTAACCTTGTACTGCTATTATAGATAATCTCAATCACTATTTTCTTCGATGAAACGGTAATATCGCAACTATgccaataaatttataattttttggattttttttatttcagtttaacgtgcctcgacagcgctggtcattggcacacaaaaacaatcatacgATACTCGTACATAAGTTAAATAAAGgactgttacaaaatctattactcGTACAatacgtaaattatttatattttctcataaaactttgtGGCTTTAAGAATCTCCACACGATTTTCCTCATTTCCGTTgggcagttaagtgtctccttgaggttgattttcatatcaaactgttgGTATGCGGTAGAATATTCTTTGCAGTtggtgaggatgtgcttaacagaCACAAGAACTTGACTACTTTGGCGACAAGAAGACTTTCTGACGACATTAAATAGCCGTAAGTTTTGTGTGGATGATACgaagttttcttattttcatagcttcttttctattcaaaaagtttagggaaAGGTGAGATGTAGATGGGTGGATGTTATGTAATTCTCCATATATCGCGCCAAGATTTTCGAATGAGGTTTTTGAAGTTAGTCTTCAAATCATTGGCCAGCTCAACTGGGATTTCAGGAGGATTCTGTGTGGTTCATTTGACATGGCGATCTGCAGATTCatttccagcaattccagtgtgcgatgaaagccagatgagagagactgttatatcaagTCCAATGAGAGTTTGGTAGATGACGTGAATGAAATGGACTATTGGATGGTCGATGAATATGGTTTTAGTTGACTGTATGGATTAAAGAGAGTCCCTATGGCGATTTTTTAGATTTGTAGATAGATTAGatacaatatacaaaattttgactAAGAATATAGATAAAAGTTTGAGTGTATATGGAGAAAACTTGTTCGGTGACTAACCAATGCGGGCTTAGATCTGGAAGATCAGACATAGACCACATTTTCACTCTGAGACAAACGCAGTGATTGTACAGCATTATGAACGATCTTAGTATTCAAAAAAAGCTTACGAAAATGTACTTGAACATTAAAAAACGGAGGTAAAGgtatatcaaaatgtttccagaccAATACAGGACTAAAACAGGGAAATCCTGTGATAGTACGTGAAATCGTTTGGACCAGAACAGGGACATTAAAAACAAGAACAAAGCAACTACTGGTTTACGCCCACGATGTAGTTATCCTTTCAACATCGGAAAACGAGATTTAAGAAGCCTGCAGAGCCTTCATAGAAACGCATTGAATCTACGAGTCAACGAAGATAAATCGAAGTTCATGATAAAGACAACACCACAAACGAAAAaagcaatgaaaattttgtcAATATAACTGAATGAAGAAAAGGCAATGAGCTTAGAACAAGTTTaaagttatgtatatcttggAGTGGTTATCAAAAACGACGGTCACGAGGGAGATAATCTGGAAGAAAGGATAACGAGGGGAGTTGGGAGCGCTGAACGCGATAAGATCCAGAATATTTCAAGAAGACTAAAGGTGAGCTACGGAGACGAAACGTGGATTCTTAACAAAGCAGAGAAATAGAAGTTGgatatatgggaaagaaaaatactcAGAAGGATAGACACAAGGAGGTAAAAAGGGGGGAATATTTTGGCTgagaaaatcaaatatttgaagaaGCAGAATTAAGCAAAATCATAGGATCCAAATGAATAGAGTGGCTGGGTCACATACAAAGAAAACcagattttagagcaacaaaaaaaaatgatggacatagaacaaagaggaataagaaaaaaaggaagatCAAGGAAAAGATGGTACGCAACGGTGATGAAAGATCTAAGGGAGAGAGAGTCTTGTCTACTACGAATCCTCTTTTACCCTCACGTCTTATTTTTTAGAGTATcaagttttcaaaaaagtttttctaatgTATTATTCTTATGCTCTAATGTAGCAGCAGTAATATTTGGATTGCAATTTCCGAAATTTAAAAGTACAAAACTTTATATCAGTTAAATAAGGATTTGAGTGAAAGGATATCCGCAACTTTAACCTCTCGTCCGTAgcgattatttttttgtaattataaaagttttatttcacttacaaatttgaagttttttcctaaaattatgAAACGGTCGTAACGGGATTTGAATCGAGGGGATGAATTATGAAAACTTGGAAAGCTCGTCCTTGTGAAATTTGTGCCGTACATTTTTCTTTGGCAGAATTCTAATTGGAATTATAATCAGCTCTACGTGctcaatatattataatatgaagatatttttcaaataggacaacaaacaaacaaaaaaggaatttttaaaaatggttcacATACGTAGGAATGAGAATTTGtgtaaaaattgtatattttataaattctgatGCGaagtatgaataatttaattgatggctgctttatatgaaaagtaacaactaagaaaaatgtttttttttttatttaaaatacacttttttttgATACTCATATTGAttgtcaagtcatattttcatgaagaCCGAAATAGATCGAAACGTCGATTGTTACATGTGTTTTAAAACCTATTTCCtagcaaaaaataattaaatttagacgatttatcaagaaaaacatatagAAGATATCAGAAGttataagttgaaaaaaattaattataatttactatATTAGAAGtgattcttgaaaatatttattttaattgataacTCTATCAGCGCCATCTATTTCAatgtatatagaaaatatgattGATACTATCGTTATCTGTTGGTAGTATTACgaacaacaaatattaattaaagtaACCACTACTAATTGATCAATTAATGAGTTGATTTCTTAATTGATTCAGGGATAGTCGTTACGAGTAAGCATGTATGCGAAagatcaattgaaaaaattaaaagcaatgttaatttaattttgattaaaaaatttgtcaCTCACAAACTGACaaagtaatttgaataataaagtgTGTTCAGCTATATCATTTGCTGATTaactattaaatttaaaataaaatatcatccaatgaaatttagaaattggaataatttaaatatttctattgttatttttctttatcttcttttcAGCTTTCGAACGAATATTTCACATTCCCTTGTGCCTGATACTTTTTATCTCTgctaatattttcattacatcTAGCGTTTTCCCTAAGAATTAATACGCTTAATATGTCTTATTACAACGcatcaatttaaatattgaatgaaaatagaaaatattgaacaaaagaCAAAATTTATCACACCGCAATTCTCAACTAACtaattcccagacgatgaatacataagtattcgaaagcttggaatatattagagttagtacacaaAGAGCGAAACGttaagttatatataaaaatgtgatattttatcgaaacttcattattttatccaaaCAACCTACGATCCCAAGaaattgaaagaagaaaaaaataaatttatactcaaATGGTTGATGAAATCTAGTaatctatcaaaataaaagatttctactattcaccatcaatattttgaaaatgtattctttCTGCCGTCCTTTTAAGGAGAAAataactactttcctggctacaactcctctgaagagcgtgatgtcaattGACTTTCTTGTTGATATTAACAACcccaattgcaaggagaggttgtaactactgactatataatatatataaatttctttaattccttatttcttagaccttttgatatattaatgcttctaaatgttcttgattttaggactcttctgttttaaaattagtttgttttttaataatttctgattGATAAAacattgacgtttcgacttacttcagagtttatcaaaatatatatttattttgataaagataaagTCGATACGTCAagttatctatcttttaaaaattaatgaaaaaactatttttaaaacagaagaatcCCAAAAtcaacatttagaaacataaatatatatatttattcatgtGGTGTCCCGGATTTCTGTCGCCAGAAGTTGGCAACCCTGGTCTCAAGTTTCACTTTTCTTTCAATACCTGCAGGTAGTTTCATACCTTGTAACGATCATATTAACACTCTGATTAGATATATCAAAACAGTATCATTCTACAATTCTATGGAATTTAAATCGAAtctaaaaatttgtattgatttGACACTAAAAAGAATAAGAAAGTATAAATAAACACGATTAAATTTGATGTCCACAGTTTTATGGGTCAAGGACATATCCGGAAGCTaagttgaatataaaattaatcaaatgcGGTACGACCGTTCTAAATGATTGAACTGCATTCCgtcgaaaaatttttaaatgtcaaGTTCACTCATTTTTCCCTAACCTAAAACTGGTAATCGACACTAATATGCGTGATGATTTGCTGAAATGCTATTAAGACGAGCGTCTACTTAAATATTTCCTTGTTTCTTAAGAAGTTTATTCCAGAAAGTTCAGTTCAGTAAATTCTTCGGAAATTGAGCAATTAGTAGAGAATAGTATATCAAGATGCAAGAACAGAAGGCTTTTCATTCCAGCAAGAGTTCCAAATTTCCGAAGGAACGAAAGCTGGAACGGCTTTCTTTTACGAGTGGTTTATACTATTGTCTCTGTTGCGGTGTGTATTGACATAATTTatctatagaaaaattgttgaaaatatccATTAGGGAAATTACACCGTTACGGTGGTCGGTTGGTAGCACTGACCCATATTTAACAAatgttatttgaatttaaaatattcaaattacaataaaatgCATCCCGTAAATGGGTGAAGAATTTACACCACCAGAATTGCGGGAAATGTgttaattgtttctttttttgatGCCATGAGTGAAAGTTATAAATTCTCAACAATGTAAAAGACTTATTGACTTGGAAATACGTTAAATATTCGTCAAAATGTTGACATCTACAAATACCTGAAATTGCAATCACTTTTGAAGCGATGTTTAACCTAACCACCCTCACACATGACAGAATAATGCATCGTCCATTCAGttgtcaaaataaaactgttattcaGGGGCACCACtacaaaaaattactaaaaatcgTTTAAGAATGGAGTCCATTCGCCGAAACTGAGATATGTTTTTAACATTGAGGAAttaaatggaaatggaaaaatggaaacATTTGTTGTTTCAATGATCGCTTCAACTTTTTGTTTGTGGAATCCTTCCTATTACTAAAGTTCAAACTTTGAAATCTCATGAGTaccaaaagtaattttttttgaatcatACGAAAGCATATAGAATATTACACAAGCAAAAAATTGACGCAAATGGATTCAGTAAGTAACAACACTCTCAAATGCATAACGTATTTTCGTTTGAAATTATCTAGGCTGATTAATATATCTCATTATGTGCTCTCAATGAACAAAACGTCAATTTCTGATAGCTCAATCACTTAATGTGACATTATTAAGATTGCAAAGTATTAGGCCATTTCTCAATTCTAATTAACTACAAATgatatatccaaataaatagaataatagTTTCCAAATTcgaattattaacaaattgtgTTTAGGaacttgaattatttaaaattattgcgaaatttTCTAATACACTGATGCTGAGTAACACTGAATCTTAGTTAATCATTGCTTAGTTATTTTGACGTTTGATGAGTAAAGTACTACTTTTGAATTATCATTCAGTTATATCATAACTTTTCTCTTCCTATTAGTGTACCAATACTTCGTCTGagttaaaaaaaagtgtttttagaaatttcgTAGTGTTTTTATACTATAGAATAAATCACGTTTAGTAGTTTGTTAATTGGAAGTTTTCGAATGTAACgacatattattattaatacgtCTTATAACTCTGTTGAACCTTCTTCAACTGTATTTTTTCCGGTGGAGTGGAAAGAACTATATATAATAACACTTCTCTAAGGAATTTAACCAACGGACTGTTTGTATCTGTTTGTGTAAATACGAGCTAATTCTGAATCAATCTAGGATTATAAATAACATCATAATTAATCGTTATATAGCTTATTCAAAAGGACAAACTTGAGAGTGAACTGGATGAGGTGAATGCCATGAACAATGGGTTAGTaagataatgtttttttataaacacgCCGTATTTTCTCAATTAACTATTTTCAAGATgggaaaacaaacaaaaaatgctaTCATGTACATTATTGTACGTTATAGTaccaaaattatcaaaaaagggCTCTATATACAGAAGAAAAGGATTCCTTTCACCAAGATACTGCACCATGTGCACCGCTCAATCGTAGACAGATTTAATGGTTAttgaaggaaaatatatttactattaaagaaaataatattaataaaaataataggaaatcggaaaaaaactattttttgttcacaaaaTCAATGACATAGATTTCAATTTCAGTTTCAAGTCGCCTACTTCAATGAAAGTTATGTTTTGAATATATGTGATTGAATTGAACTTTCTCTTGACTACTATGAGTGTTCTTGTAGATATTTAAATATCACTGATATTTTGATAACTTTGAGAATATAAATTAATCGCTTTGGAAGAAAAATTCTCTTTTGGGTACATtggtaaaaatggaaaaattcgaTATGTTTCCAATTGTTTGAAACTCCAAGGTTTATAATATTGGTAACTATTCTGGAgctcaaaacaattttttaatatttaaacatatataatcagaaacaattttatatagtaataaatattgatttgtcttGATCACTTTTACTTTACCAATATTTGAAtagacaaaaattattgtatttcaaGATGATTGAATTCGTTTTATGTTCTCCACATTTCCAAATAGTGACtgatagatataaaaaatattctatttgaaataagattgataaaaaaaaatcaagtaaatacATTCGATTCTTCTTTccagaaattttaataaaaacaaaatgcaaTACTCCAAATGTGGACAAATAGTAAAAAGcgtaatatatataaataagtatttACATCACAACCATTCTACAAGAAACAAAACGGTTAGAGTATTGATATTAAGTGTTTGATTCAAAAAAGACATAAGTAGTTGATGAAGCGCAGCACTCTAATAATTAAACTTCAAACTATGAAATTTAACTAACTGTGTTCCTTCtaatattctaattaatttatGAATCAAATTGTTAATTACGAACCaccatgtaatttttttttcactaatacATAATGGGACGAACTTACCAGCAGTCCTTTCATATTGCTGAACGTTAGAAACTGATGCTactaacaaatataaaaaaagctttTATAGAAGCCAGAACCTGTTGAAGGttgatttttaatcaatttttttctgtcttCAGCTGTTCTGGGCATGTTAATGAATTCCGCTGTTTGATAAGTGCTCGAAAAAGTGGTAATTTTTTGGTTAATAATTGGGTCATAATGTAGGTATCCTGGTtcaaaaatactataatttgtACATTGGCGTAACTCATTGTAATATTCACAGGTATTGTGCAAACTATAAactaagtttattttttttttaattttgtaattatcttattctttattaatattgtaATAGAGTGAAAgttattttatctttatctaATCAtcgatttattaacaaattttagttttgtATACATTCAGAGTGTTTTAAAGTGAAACCCAACATTTCGTTTAGCTCTCCAATTCGAAATGATTCTCATAACAGccaatttacaaatttttgtttattgttaaattattcAAGAGTTTattccaactaatttttattaCGTAAAATGTTCCTATATCGAGAAATCgaaaaacattattaattaaGGACTTGAAAGTACTTGGTACCTTGGAATGTTCACACTTTATCTTAAAATTAGAACtggagaaaaaaaatcgatatatctatctgtatatatatacaagttTGTTCTCATTTggattattaacaatatagaaAGTGACAATGTCATTATATTGAATAACTAATTAACCTCAATATTTGAGTCATCTGCACTATTaccaatttaaatattaatttttaaaatttcctaaTCATTCATAAATGATGGTACTATATTTTTTCACGGACCTTCACATATTTTGCaatataatagtttttatattattacactATCTTTATCATAGGTATCAACAAATTTccgaaatattaattaaataagcgtaaaaaaatcattttattctacgtaaaaaacactttcaatataaatgacaatatagTTAATCTCTTGTTGTTGTACTCAACTCGATGTTTGTTACTACCTGCCCAAAACTTACAATTACCCTGTTTACCTTCGTTCTCTGAGGAAGAGAACTTGGTTACCGAAATGTACGACAAGCAGTATAATTATGATCGTCAATGTAGATGTAGTCTACACTCACTTTGAAGCTTGAGTTCATTTGTTTGATTGTTTCTTTTATCTGGAATTTTATACTACAACTATCAGTTTCAATTCATTATCCAAGATTCTGATGATCTCATCTAAGTCGTTTCTAACTATTAAGTTTTATCTCCTCTGGAATGATAATACTTCTTAAAGCTAGTTCCAAATCTCTCTATTACACTATTAGAATCCATTGAGGCTCTTTATTAAATCTTTTAGTTGA
It contains:
- the LOC130450237 gene encoding uncharacterized protein LOC130450237; protein product: MKGLLIIFLAYVVFVSAANKNNKKDVNKRSYLFPSDDLVQGIDYQAPYSTYSSAISAPGSIISSAPLSSGYLTPISTSRSAYVSPISTADSVSFSNAGLTSYPAIDTSVYSPSISSVGASYYPTVDSGLYQSAPVSSVRLQSYTAAESPSVSYVQPQYNVINKKVPVYVSKPVPYEVTKTVKVPTPYKVTVPKPYAVPVKVNVPVEIPKPYEVKIEHKVPVPVAERVPIEIPRPYPVYKTKKVPVEIEKPVYVKEKIEVRYPVPKPYPVEVPSAVRVKVPQRILIKEPQFVSSVGTYDNAFSVPNFVYGKSVDNAYIPTSYGKTILSSSSAAKSLDDSISTSVQESAAIGQTLTQLSEQSLISGQTGYDQSIQGFGGQSFGIDQGFQTGFGGNYFPGLQQTSDFSVDGLQSYEDYRKTHLANGVINDEKESVSVEAKSVDLDKSNVESGNDAVESTENSTPTPVSATESETESSEGFSSDESTVPSQTTDIL